Below is a window of Quercus robur chromosome 6, dhQueRobu3.1, whole genome shotgun sequence DNA.
CACCATGCCAAGTTGGCTTCCGCTTATTCTATCcattcaaataattttaatcCAACATCTGAGGGATTTTATGCAATACAAAAAATACTCCTGCAAATATCTTATAGAACAGACATTCAGGTCAGCTTTGTGGATCCCTTCTACTAATCTTGGTTGACCACTTGTAGTTTGAAGCAAGGAGATAGGATGTAAATATCAAACATATGTCAAGCAAGAAGATCAGCAGTAGTTCAAATATTCAGTCAATTTAGTGTCTGTTGCATTTGACTGATGTTTTggccaacaatttttttttttttttttctattcactTCCTGAAAAAACATTCAAACTCATGTATCTAATCCATTACCCAAGATATCATCCAGAATGTGAATTGGCCCCATATGACCTAAGTTGCTAAAGAAACAGTGGACTAACACATTCCAGGTGGTAAGGTTGGGGTAGATTCCTTCATTTAACATTTTGTGAAGAAAAACAACGGCTTCTTCAATGCCTAACCAATTAGAGATCCCCCATATAAGCGTAGAGTACGTTATTATGTCTGGATGCCATTCTTCTGCTGAACTATTTCGGTTCAAAACTTTGATGGCAGACTTAACCTTTCCCTGCTTACAGTAGGCATAAATTATTATGTTATATGTAATGGCATCAGGCTTTATCCCCCCTAGAAGCATTTTCCCAAGAAGCTGCAAAGTCTCATGAGGCATACCAGCAAGACAAAATCCATACAAAATGGTATTATAAGTCACCAAATTCTGCCCAATCCCACTTTCTTCTATCTCCCTAGCAAGCGCAAAAGCTTCTCTGAATCTGTTTACTTTAAAGAGACCATCCAAGAGCTCATTATATGTTGTGATGTTCGGAAAACACCCACATCTCTCCATCTGACCAAGCACTTTAAGAGCCCAGTCTATTCTTCCACTGTCACATAACCCTTTGATAAAAGCATTGAATGTAACTGTATTTGGCAGACAAGCTTCAGTATTCATATTCTCTATAAGAAAATGAGCTTGGTTGAACATAGAATTCCTTGAGAGGACATCTACCATGCAGGTATACGCCACAACATTTGGTTGACAACCATGGGCTATCATCTTGTTCCATGTCTCAGATGCACCAACCAAGTTTCCAGATTTTGCAAAGCCATCAATAAGACTGCTATATGTAGTCACATTGGGAGGATAGCCATTTCTCTCCATTTCATTGCAAACAGATACAGCTTTACCCATATTCCCATTGGAGCAGAGACCAtgtattaaaatattgtatgcAACAACATTGGGCACAGATCCCTCCTGAATCATTCGATTCCACAATTCAAGAGCTTCATACTGCCTCCCTCCTAAGAAATGTCCCTTTATTAAGGAACTAAATGTGTAAACATTGGGACTACATCCTCTCCTAAACATTTGGGCCAAAACTGCAAGACACAACCCAACATTCCCCACATCACAAAGAGAACTAATAACTGTTGAGTATGTGATGACATTAGCATCAACTCCCTTATCCACCATCTCAGATAACAACCCAAATGCCTCCTCAAACTTGTATTCCTTGCAAACCCCATTTATCAATGCATTATAAACTGCAGTGTTGGGTTCAAACCTCATAACAAGATCCCTTGCTTTCTCCACCTTACCATGTTTGCACAACGCAGACACTACAGTCGTATAGCTCACAACATCAGGAGAGCACCCTTTATTCGACATTTCCACAAGCAACTTGCAAGCACTATCAACCTTATCCTTCTTACACAATGCCTTCAAAAGAATGTTATATGTAAACACATTTGGCTCCATCCCATCTCTCTTCATATTACCATATATCGGATTAACCATCTGAAACCTATCTTCACTAAGCAATGCATCCAAAACATGATTGTATATCTTCACTGTCGGCTTGCACCCAAATTCCCTAATCCTATAAAAAGTCTTCAATGCTTGCTCGGCCAACCCAGCTCGGCAAAAACATTTTATCACACCGACAAACAAGTCCTCGGAGCATTGAATTCCCTCCAACTTCATTTGGTGCAACAGGTATTGCACACCATCTGTTTGATCGTTTTCCCAACTGAGTTTTTCAATCATAGTCCGGTACGTTAATGGGGTGTGTTTGAAAGTTCCTGAATTGGCTATGGACTTGAAATACTCCAAGGCCATAACTATGTCACGCTCGCGTCTCAGCCTGTTTACAACGTCGTTTTCTCTGACGAGAGATTGGCTTTGCTCAACTTGGGGTTTGGTGGGATTGAGAATTGGGTTTGTGTTTAGCACAAATGGGATTGAAGGTTTGTGGACTTTCAACAATAAGGAACACCCTTCTTTCAAATACATTTATTCAAATAAtgaaaatccaaaacccaaaaataaataaataaattgatttatGCAACAGAAACCCAATAGATAcaatctctttcttctttttgtacAAAACCGTAGCTCAAGCAAGTTCTTCAATTCAAGaaatgaaaacccaaaaaatcgACTTATGTAACAGAAAAACCTTTGAAAGATACAATCTTTTTGTACGGAAAACGTACCTCAGAGTTCTCTGTAGATCAAATTCTAAGGTTCCCAGACAGGGTTTAAGGAAAGCGAAGAGAATCTGAGAGTGTGAAAAATGCTGACTGACACAGGAAaaatacacaaacacaaaacacaaacaaaagacAACGCCGTTAAGTAGTTGACCGCGTGGTTTTCGGGTCGGTTTAATTCGGGTATTTTTGCAATTGGACCCGACCCGAATATTTAGCGTATATATAATATTCGGGTCCTGAGTCTTGACGGCAAGTCCTAGTTGAAAAAGGGTAGTGAGTTTTTTGATACTTCTCTCTCCGATCTCTAATAACCGTGGAGgtatttattttgtgtgtgtgtgtgtgtgtgtgtgtgtgtgtgtgtttaatttaGTTGGTTATCAGTCTTTGATCTAATTGTTTGGTCTTCTATTTTTGTAATCTATGTTATACCCTTTGTTTTTTAAGGAATTCTTCCTTATACTCACAGATCTGTCTGATTGATTAGTAGTGTTTCCTCGCTttatatctgtgtgtgtgtgtgtgtgtgtgtgtaggaaGGTATGGCAGGACATAGTGAATCAAGTGGAGCAGAGAAGAAATCAAGCGAGGCCGCCAATGAAATACCAACCTTCAATGCTGAGAATTTGCAGACTAATATGAAAGCTATCTATTACAGGTTTGTTTTCACAACCCCTCTTATGAAAATATAACTACTAGTACTAGTCTAATTCACTTAcgctttataaaataaataattcgtAACCAATTCACAAAGTTATTATTTTTGCGGAATCTATGAGAGGTGATTAGTGGGCagggggtgtgtgtgtgtgtgtgtgagagagagagggaggagaaCTAAGGCAAGGCATTATTTGGTGTATGAAGTgccttataaattttttttttttttttttgctagagtGCGCTTCACACTGTCTATGACTTTGCATAGAATAGAATGAcgaaaaaaatacatattagatCCTAAGTTTAAGTTTGGGTGTCCCTCAACTTTCAGACCCAACAATTTAGATGCTCCACCATTACAACAATGTTAACGTGCTCCATTATGGCCAGTCATATTTTTGCCATTAACCCACCTATGCCTAAAAATGACGTTTTCTATTTAAGTAgttttctgtccaaaactacaTCATTTCTTTAGATTAACTACAAGATTCTAACTGGTGTTGACAAAATGTGCACATTGATATTGTTGTAATATTCAAGAGTGTAAATTACAAGTTTTCATAGTTAAGGAACCAATTTAGAAGCAACCTCAAATCTAGAgagtgtaaattttattttagccaaaaaaaccaaaaaaaaaaaaaacttaacacgTAAATTATGTTAAGAATTGTCTTAATAATGCTTGAGGGGATGATTTTTTTGCCCTATGCAATGAGTTTAATGAAAGATTATTGGTGTAGCATATTACATATAGCACAATCGAAATTctatttaggatttgttgcCTCAGAGCACTATCAATGCAACAAAATgtgacttaaaaataaaaataaaaaatcatttgcaAGTGTTGTGCTTGTAGGTAGAATCTGAGCATTTAACTTTTTGTGCAGCCGGACTTTTCTGTCAATCATTAGTGGGGTTGTTGCTGGAATATTAGGATTCACAAGCTTGACTGGGTTTATCTTCTATTTCCTTGTCATGGCAATCACTTCAGTTGGGCTAATAGCAAAGTCAGGGTTTTCAATCCATTCATACTTTGATAGCTGGAACCGGGTTATATTTGATGGCTTGTTGAGTGGGCTCATGGTATGGCTCTTTATCTAATAGTgcttgttaatattttttttcttctatttttggtATAAACTTCCTGATGTGTTACCATAGGGCTTAGCTCTTTTCTCTctagtttttgttattttattttaaaaagtcgTATTTTGTACTTTGCATTGATTCACTCTTATTTTGACATATTCCATCAGTTAAGGGGTTTAGAAAAGTGGTAGGGGGGGCTCAACAGTCAACAGGCATGAATCTTACTTTTCTAAATGATAGTGTGCGATTTTCTACATGTTTCTGATTTTTAAAGTGATCCAAACACAGttaattagaaattttctgAAATTATTTGAAATGTGAGCATAATTCCTTCTAGCCCCCTCTAAGCAATTAATCTTGTAGGATTTCTTCTATTTGATTGAGTGCTCtgttgtttttttctctttttgcaaATTCATGTGAATGATGTTAGGCCAAGGAAGCTACTTAAGTTTGGTTATAGTTTAATCGTGTAAAATATCTGCCTTCAATTATTCTTTGATATAAGTTCAttaaaaagagcttttctgtttTCCATGGCTTGCCTCGTTGGTAGTTGCCCAATACATTCTCTTCCAATGATTTATAGAGAATTTTATTTCTGACtgaagatttttcctttttggctGAGAATTGATGAAAAAATGCTTATTATCTTACTGAGATAATAAATGCTTGTCTTATTTGTGCATGGAGCTCAGAAATTTTGATTACTGAAAAAGATTATTTAATAAATGCTaaattgaagagattaagaGAATGGCTTCCTTGGGATATGGCCCAAGGAGGGAATAAAATGAAAGATTACACAATGGCCAT
It encodes the following:
- the LOC126688870 gene encoding uncharacterized protein LOC126688870; translated protein: MAGHSESSGAEKKSSEAANEIPTFNAENLQTNMKAIYYSRTFLSIISGVVAGILGFTSLTGFIFYFLVMAITSVGLIAKSGFSIHSYFDSWNRVIFDGLLSGLMSFVLFWTFAYDMVHIF
- the LOC126688869 gene encoding pentatricopeptide repeat-containing protein At3g48810 — protein: MYLKEGCSLLLKVHKPSIPFVLNTNPILNPTKPQVEQSQSLVRENDVVNRLRRERDIVMALEYFKSIANSGTFKHTPLTYRTMIEKLSWENDQTDGVQYLLHQMKLEGIQCSEDLFVGVIKCFCRAGLAEQALKTFYRIREFGCKPTVKIYNHVLDALLSEDRFQMVNPIYGNMKRDGMEPNVFTYNILLKALCKKDKVDSACKLLVEMSNKGCSPDVVSYTTVVSALCKHGKVEKARDLVMRFEPNTAVYNALINGVCKEYKFEEAFGLLSEMVDKGVDANVITYSTVISSLCDVGNVGLCLAVLAQMFRRGCSPNVYTFSSLIKGHFLGGRQYEALELWNRMIQEGSVPNVVAYNILIHGLCSNGNMGKAVSVCNEMERNGYPPNVTTYSSLIDGFAKSGNLVGASETWNKMIAHGCQPNVVAYTCMVDVLSRNSMFNQAHFLIENMNTEACLPNTVTFNAFIKGLCDSGRIDWALKVLGQMERCGCFPNITTYNELLDGLFKVNRFREAFALAREIEESGIGQNLVTYNTILYGFCLAGMPHETLQLLGKMLLGGIKPDAITYNIIIYAYCKQGKVKSAIKVLNRNSSAEEWHPDIITYSTLIWGISNWLGIEEAVVFLHKMLNEGIYPNLTTWNVLVHCFFSNLGHMGPIHILDDILGNGLDT